One genomic window of Paeniglutamicibacter sp. Y32M11 includes the following:
- the argB gene encoding acetylglutamate kinase, with amino-acid sequence MSENKSTPTPMDVAQRKAEALIEALPWIQRFAGSTMVIKYGGNAMINEDLRRAFAEDIVFLRHVGINPVVVHGGGPQINSMLSRLGITSEFKGGLRVTTPEAMDVVRMVLTGQVQRELIGLINSHGPYAVGLSGEDGALLRAVRTGTYIAGQHVDLGLVGEVTGVKPDQILDLLAAGKIPVISTVAPEVDEHDNPTGQVLNVNADTAAAALASALGASKMVILTDVEGLYGAWPDKSSLITSLDTEELRALMPRLESGMIPKMAACLKAVDEGVGQAHIVDGRQPHSMLLEVFTSAGVGTQVTPKDRA; translated from the coding sequence GAGAACAAATCCACGCCAACACCCATGGACGTGGCGCAACGTAAGGCCGAGGCCCTGATCGAGGCACTGCCCTGGATCCAGCGCTTTGCCGGCTCCACCATGGTCATCAAGTACGGCGGCAACGCCATGATCAACGAGGATCTGCGCCGCGCCTTCGCCGAAGATATCGTCTTCCTGCGCCACGTGGGCATCAACCCGGTGGTGGTGCACGGTGGCGGTCCGCAGATCAACTCCATGCTGTCCCGGCTGGGTATCACCTCCGAGTTTAAAGGTGGACTGCGCGTCACCACGCCCGAGGCCATGGACGTGGTGCGCATGGTGCTCACAGGACAGGTGCAGCGCGAGCTGATCGGTTTGATCAACTCGCACGGACCCTACGCGGTGGGACTTTCCGGGGAAGACGGTGCGCTGCTGCGCGCCGTGCGAACCGGGACCTACATTGCCGGCCAACACGTAGACCTCGGACTGGTGGGTGAGGTGACGGGTGTGAAGCCCGATCAGATTCTTGACTTGCTGGCGGCGGGGAAGATCCCGGTGATCTCCACCGTGGCCCCCGAGGTCGACGAACACGATAACCCCACCGGTCAGGTGCTCAACGTCAACGCCGACACCGCAGCAGCGGCCCTGGCCAGCGCGTTGGGTGCCTCCAAGATGGTCATCCTCACCGACGTTGAAGGTCTCTATGGTGCCTGGCCCGATAAATCCTCGCTGATCACCTCTCTTGATACCGAGGAATTGCGAGCCCTGATGCCGCGGCTCGAATCGGGCATGATCCCTAAGATGGCTGCCTGCCTCAAGGCCGTGGACGAGGGCGTGGGCCAGGCCCACATCGTCGACGGACGCCAACCACACTCCATGCTGCTCGAGGTCTTCACCTCCGCGGGCGTGGGCACCCAAGTTACTCCGAAGGACCGGGCATGA
- a CDS encoding acetylornithine transaminase gives MNQIIEQETGALGSLQGSELLARYNHSLLGVFGTPQRVLVRGAGCHVWDADGKEYLDLLAGIAVNALGHAHPLLSSVISSQLATLGHISNFFTSPTQIALAEKLLALSEAPEGSKVFFTNSGTEANEAAFKLARRNAGTPEVPRKKIIALEHAFHGRTMGALALTWKQAYREPFEPLPGGVEWIPAGDIEALRAAVDETTAAVFIEPIQGEAGVIEFAPGYLQAAREITAEAGALLVFDEVQTGIGRTGQWFASAGVLPDAMTLAKGLGGGFPIGALIVFGTRATTLLTPGQHGTTFGGNPVATAASLATLHVIESQELLAHVESVGADLRSKLAALDFVTDVRGRGLLIGLDLEKAVAPAVVNAALEAGFIINAPGPHTLRLAPPLIVTTEQLDTFVAALPTLYAGVVADTKE, from the coding sequence ATGAACCAGATTATTGAACAGGAAACCGGGGCCCTCGGTTCGCTGCAGGGCAGTGAGCTTTTGGCCCGCTACAACCATTCGCTGCTGGGTGTTTTCGGTACCCCGCAGCGCGTCCTGGTTCGCGGTGCCGGCTGCCATGTATGGGATGCCGACGGCAAGGAATACCTTGATCTACTCGCCGGCATTGCCGTCAACGCCTTGGGCCATGCCCACCCGCTGCTCTCCAGTGTGATCTCCTCCCAGCTGGCCACGCTGGGACACATTTCCAACTTCTTCACCAGCCCCACGCAGATCGCTCTGGCCGAGAAACTGCTGGCACTGAGCGAAGCCCCGGAGGGCTCCAAAGTCTTCTTCACCAACTCCGGGACCGAGGCGAACGAGGCGGCCTTTAAGCTCGCTCGGCGCAACGCCGGTACCCCCGAGGTGCCGCGAAAAAAGATCATCGCGCTCGAGCATGCCTTCCACGGCCGCACCATGGGTGCCTTGGCTCTGACCTGGAAACAGGCCTACCGCGAACCCTTCGAGCCGCTTCCCGGTGGCGTTGAATGGATTCCGGCCGGGGACATCGAGGCGCTGCGTGCGGCGGTTGATGAGACCACCGCCGCGGTATTTATCGAACCGATCCAGGGCGAGGCGGGGGTGATCGAATTCGCGCCCGGCTACCTTCAGGCGGCGCGCGAGATCACGGCAGAGGCCGGAGCCCTACTGGTCTTTGACGAGGTCCAGACCGGTATCGGTCGCACCGGACAGTGGTTTGCCTCCGCCGGCGTACTTCCCGATGCCATGACCCTTGCCAAGGGGCTGGGTGGCGGCTTCCCGATTGGTGCGTTGATCGTCTTCGGGACTCGCGCCACCACGCTGTTGACCCCCGGTCAGCACGGAACGACCTTTGGCGGGAACCCGGTGGCCACCGCGGCCTCGCTGGCCACCCTGCACGTGATTGAGTCCCAGGAATTGCTGGCCCACGTCGAAAGCGTCGGTGCGGATCTGCGCAGCAAACTCGCGGCCCTCGACTTCGTCACCGACGTTCGTGGACGCGGTCTGTTGATCGGTCTGGACCTGGAGAAGGCCGTAGCCCCCGCGGTGGTCAACGCGGCCTTGGAGGCCGGGTTCATCATCAACGCGCCGGGCCCGCATACCCTGCGCCTGGCACCACCACTGATCGTCACCACCGAACAACTCGACACCTTCGTCGCAGCTCTGCCGACGCTCTACGCCGGCGTTGTTGCCGATACCAAGGAATAG
- the argF gene encoding ornithine carbamoyltransferase, whose protein sequence is MSNSVRHFLTDLDLTQAEQTEVLDLALAMKNDKYGYKPYAGPQTVVVFFDKTSTRTRVSFAAGIAELGGSPLIVNSGESQLGHKESIADTAKVLERMVSTIVWRTYAQSGLEEMAENSSVPVINALSDDYHPCQLLADLLTVREHKGALGGLSMAYLGDSANNMANSYLLAGVTAGMHVRIAGPAGYLPSAEIIAAAQERAAETGGSVLITTDAAEALAGADVVATDTWVSMGQEDEKAQRMELFREYAVDSAAMAHADKDAVVLHCLPAYRGYEISADVIDGPQSVVFDEAENRVHAQKAIMGWLMAKSNLAEVAGVSADR, encoded by the coding sequence ATGAGCAATTCAGTTCGCCACTTCCTGACCGACCTTGACCTCACGCAGGCCGAACAGACCGAGGTCCTTGATTTGGCCCTGGCCATGAAAAATGACAAATACGGATACAAGCCGTATGCCGGTCCGCAGACGGTGGTCGTCTTCTTCGATAAGACCTCCACCCGGACCCGGGTGTCCTTCGCCGCTGGTATTGCCGAACTTGGTGGTTCCCCGCTGATCGTCAACTCCGGTGAATCCCAGCTGGGCCACAAGGAATCGATCGCCGACACCGCAAAGGTACTTGAGCGGATGGTCTCCACCATCGTGTGGCGTACCTACGCACAGTCGGGACTCGAAGAAATGGCCGAGAACTCCAGTGTCCCGGTCATTAACGCGCTCTCCGATGATTACCACCCCTGCCAGTTGCTGGCGGATTTGCTCACCGTGCGCGAGCACAAGGGTGCGCTTGGCGGCCTGTCCATGGCCTACCTGGGTGACTCGGCCAACAATATGGCCAACTCGTACCTGCTGGCCGGCGTCACCGCCGGTATGCATGTACGTATTGCCGGCCCCGCCGGCTACCTGCCCAGCGCCGAGATTATCGCTGCGGCGCAGGAACGTGCGGCAGAAACCGGCGGTTCGGTGCTCATCACCACCGATGCGGCAGAAGCGCTAGCGGGTGCCGACGTCGTGGCCACCGACACCTGGGTGTCCATGGGGCAGGAAGATGAGAAGGCGCAACGCATGGAACTGTTCCGTGAGTACGCTGTTGATTCCGCCGCGATGGCCCACGCCGATAAGGACGCAGTAGTTCTGCATTGCCTCCCGGCGTACCGCGGTTACGAAATTTCCGCGGACGTCATCGATGGCCCGCAGTCGGTCGTTTTTGATGAGGCCGAAAACCGAGTTCACGCGCAAAAGGCGATCATGGGCTGGCTGATGGCCAAGTCAAACCTGGCCGAGGTCGCCGGAGTAAGCGCCGATCGATGA
- a CDS encoding arginine repressor, translating into MSTPASFQPTTKIARQARVSAILSTKTVRSQAELVALLADEGMAVTQATLSRDLVELGAVRVRGVDGGLVYAVRQEGGDRSPQAGVTQEVHDAKLAKQCAELLITAEASGNIVVLRTPPGAASFLALSIDHSTMPQILGCIAGDDTVMLVTRDVDGGADVAARFLALADPQ; encoded by the coding sequence ATGAGCACCCCCGCATCCTTCCAGCCCACCACCAAGATCGCCCGCCAAGCTCGGGTGAGCGCCATTTTATCGACAAAAACCGTTCGGTCACAGGCCGAATTGGTGGCCTTGTTGGCCGATGAGGGAATGGCCGTCACTCAGGCGACGCTCTCACGCGACCTAGTGGAACTGGGTGCGGTGCGGGTTCGCGGCGTCGATGGTGGATTGGTATATGCCGTCCGTCAGGAAGGTGGAGATCGCAGCCCACAGGCAGGCGTCACGCAAGAAGTGCATGATGCCAAACTGGCCAAGCAATGTGCGGAACTGTTGATTACCGCCGAGGCCTCGGGAAACATCGTGGTGCTTCGTACCCCACCGGGCGCCGCGAGCTTCCTGGCATTGTCCATCGACCACTCGACGATGCCGCAGATTTTGGGCTGCATCGCCGGAGATGACACGGTCATGTTGGTGACGCGCGACGTTGATGGCGGTGCCGATGTCGCGGCCCGCTTCCTGGCGTTGGCTGACCCGCAGTAA
- a CDS encoding ATPase: MDTKRQDAIEASIDIHSTASSVWKLVSEPGWFINGGVITEHRIERRGAFSTVHDAIFGTFEFETVRLEEPGYAAFRSLGGDEWDDPVPNTLIEFWVETTHSGDVRLRVMESGFTAFGDEEYDRVIGANTRGWAAEMLAAQRYLSDS; the protein is encoded by the coding sequence ATGGACACAAAACGCCAAGATGCAATTGAGGCGTCCATCGACATTCACTCCACCGCGTCATCGGTGTGGAAACTTGTCAGCGAACCCGGATGGTTTATCAATGGTGGCGTCATTACCGAGCACCGCATTGAGCGGCGGGGGGCATTTTCCACCGTGCATGACGCTATTTTCGGGACGTTTGAATTTGAGACTGTCCGGCTGGAGGAACCTGGGTATGCAGCGTTCCGCTCGTTGGGTGGGGACGAATGGGATGACCCGGTCCCGAATACCCTGATTGAGTTTTGGGTTGAAACCACCCACTCCGGCGACGTCCGCCTACGGGTGATGGAAAGTGGTTTTACCGCGTTTGGCGATGAGGAGTACGACCGCGTCATCGGAGCTAATACCCGGGGCTGGGCGGCAGAGATGCTTGCAGCACAGAGATATTTGAGCGATTCATGA
- a CDS encoding helix-turn-helix transcriptional regulator produces MSSWSVPEATRQVFAALADPTRIRVLNLLGENASSASRLSVPLGISRQAVAKHLRILLAAGLVKPDRTGRETVFETVVEGLVPVSQFINQLRGDRRA; encoded by the coding sequence ATGAGTTCTTGGTCGGTTCCCGAGGCGACGCGGCAGGTCTTTGCCGCGCTTGCGGATCCCACTCGGATTAGGGTGCTTAATCTCCTAGGCGAAAACGCCTCCAGTGCATCACGATTGAGTGTTCCCCTGGGGATCAGCCGCCAAGCGGTAGCCAAGCATCTGCGGATCCTTTTGGCGGCGGGCTTGGTCAAGCCAGATCGAACCGGTCGGGAGACTGTTTTTGAGACGGTGGTGGAGGGCTTGGTCCCGGTCTCGCAATTTATCAACCAGCTGCGGGGAGATCGCCGCGCCTAA
- a CDS encoding O-acetyl-ADP-ribose deacetylase, producing the protein MLIEIVRGDITEQKVDAIVNAANPSLLGGGGVDDAIHVAAGPSLLAECRQLRATSHPDGLASGLALATGAGNLPARWVIHTPGPNRHVGQVNPKTLEKCFSNSLYVASRLGATSIAFPAIGAGSYGWSPEDVASIAARTIHEWFEMYSHSTSIHRVVLVAFNDKVETAFRKAFETPQVESQLVHGP; encoded by the coding sequence ATGCTGATCGAGATCGTGCGCGGAGACATCACCGAACAAAAGGTTGATGCGATCGTTAATGCCGCAAACCCCTCACTGCTAGGCGGTGGCGGCGTCGACGATGCGATCCACGTGGCAGCTGGCCCCTCCTTGCTGGCCGAATGCCGACAGCTGCGAGCCACGAGCCACCCCGACGGGCTTGCCTCGGGGCTCGCCTTGGCAACGGGCGCCGGCAATCTTCCGGCACGCTGGGTCATCCATACTCCCGGGCCCAACAGGCACGTGGGACAGGTAAATCCCAAGACCTTGGAGAAGTGCTTCAGCAATTCGCTCTACGTTGCCTCACGGCTTGGCGCCACCAGCATCGCTTTTCCCGCCATCGGCGCAGGATCCTATGGTTGGTCGCCCGAAGATGTCGCATCTATTGCTGCCCGCACGATTCACGAGTGGTTTGAAATGTACAGCCATTCGACATCGATTCACCGCGTAGTGCTCGTCGCGTTCAACGACAAGGTCGAGACGGCGTTCCGCAAGGCTTTTGAAACACCTCAAGTCGAAAGCCAGCTCGTCCACGGTCCATGA
- a CDS encoding ankyrin repeat domain-containing protein, protein MTDPNASAPLSDEELAYLHSIFDLAREGSTEKLMAVIDHGVPADLTDSKGDTLMILAAYNGHHQIVAGLLERGADVNRLNDKGQGALTCAVFRRNEALTRLLLENGADPQLGAQNAIAVTEMFDLPELKAMLSEYL, encoded by the coding sequence ATGACTGACCCGAACGCCTCCGCGCCACTGTCCGACGAAGAACTCGCCTACCTTCACTCAATCTTTGATCTTGCCCGCGAGGGAAGTACCGAAAAACTCATGGCCGTCATCGACCACGGAGTACCGGCCGACCTGACGGACTCCAAGGGTGACACGCTCATGATCCTGGCCGCCTACAACGGCCACCACCAGATCGTAGCGGGACTTCTCGAGCGTGGAGCCGATGTCAATCGACTCAACGACAAGGGCCAAGGCGCGTTGACGTGCGCAGTGTTCCGCAGAAATGAGGCACTCACCCGTCTCTTGCTCGAAAACGGGGCGGACCCGCAGCTGGGGGCACAAAATGCCATTGCCGTCACCGAGATGTTTGACCTACCGGAACTCAAAGCCATGCTCAGCGAATACCTCTAA
- the argH gene encoding argininosuccinate lyase, with translation MASATNEGALWGGRFAGGPADALAALSKSTHFDWRLARYDIAGSRAHARVLNTAGLLDAQELAGMIKALDTLEADVVSGAYVASDSDEDVHGSLERGLIERAGTALGGKLRAGRSRNDQIATLGRMFLRDHARIIAAGVLATIDALIEQAEAHPNAAMPGRTHLQHAQPILLSHHLLAHAWAMLRDVQRLADWDKRAAVSPYGSGALAGSSLGLDPNAVAAELGFNSAVWNSIDGTAARDVFAEYAWIAAMIGVDLSRISEEVILWATKEFSFVTLDDAFSTGSSIMPQKKNPDVAELARGKAGRLIGNLTGLMATLKALPLAYNRDLQEDKEPVFDATDTLELLLPAVSGMIATLKFNTERMAELAPLGFALATDIAEWLVRQGVPFREAHELSGAAVKLAESKGGELWDLTDEDYAGISEHLTPEVRTVLSTQGSLDSRSAQGGTAPSAVAAQLLALKEALVPLRAYSA, from the coding sequence ATGGCATCGGCAACAAACGAAGGCGCACTCTGGGGCGGACGATTTGCCGGAGGCCCGGCAGACGCGCTGGCGGCCCTGAGCAAGTCCACACACTTTGACTGGCGGCTGGCCCGCTATGACATCGCCGGATCCCGCGCCCACGCTCGAGTGCTAAACACTGCCGGTCTTCTTGATGCACAGGAACTCGCCGGCATGATCAAGGCGTTGGACACCCTTGAAGCCGATGTTGTTTCGGGCGCCTATGTTGCCTCCGACTCCGATGAAGATGTCCATGGATCTCTTGAACGCGGATTGATTGAGCGCGCTGGCACCGCCCTGGGCGGCAAGCTGCGCGCCGGCCGTTCACGCAACGATCAGATTGCCACCCTTGGCCGCATGTTCCTGCGCGACCACGCACGGATCATTGCCGCCGGCGTGCTGGCCACCATCGATGCCCTGATCGAACAGGCCGAGGCGCATCCCAATGCCGCGATGCCGGGACGTACCCACCTGCAGCACGCGCAGCCGATCTTGCTTTCCCACCACCTTCTAGCCCATGCCTGGGCCATGCTGCGCGATGTGCAGCGCCTAGCCGACTGGGACAAGCGCGCGGCGGTTTCCCCCTACGGATCCGGAGCTCTTGCCGGCTCCTCGCTGGGTCTTGACCCCAACGCCGTGGCCGCCGAACTTGGCTTCAACTCCGCGGTCTGGAATTCGATCGATGGCACCGCGGCCCGCGACGTGTTCGCCGAATACGCCTGGATCGCCGCCATGATCGGCGTTGATCTTTCCCGTATCTCCGAAGAAGTCATCCTCTGGGCCACCAAGGAATTCTCCTTTGTCACCCTCGACGATGCCTTCTCCACCGGTTCGTCGATCATGCCGCAGAAGAAAAACCCGGACGTTGCCGAGCTGGCGCGTGGCAAGGCAGGTCGCCTCATTGGCAACCTCACCGGACTGATGGCAACACTCAAGGCGCTACCGCTGGCCTACAACCGTGACCTGCAGGAAGACAAGGAACCGGTCTTCGACGCGACCGACACCCTTGAACTACTCTTGCCGGCGGTATCTGGGATGATCGCCACCCTGAAATTCAATACCGAACGCATGGCCGAACTGGCCCCACTGGGCTTCGCCCTGGCCACCGACATTGCCGAATGGTTGGTCCGCCAGGGTGTGCCATTCCGCGAGGCACACGAGCTTTCAGGTGCCGCAGTTAAGCTAGCCGAATCCAAGGGCGGTGAACTCTGGGACCTGACCGACGAAGACTACGCCGGGATCTCGGAACACCTGACCCCCGAGGTGCGCACCGTGCTCTCCACTCAGGGATCACTTGACTCGCGCAGTGCCCAGGGCGGCACCGCACCCTCGGCCGTGGCTGCGCAACTTCTCGCCTTAAAGGAGGCACTGGTTCCGCTGCGGGCCTACTCGGCCTAA
- a CDS encoding maleylpyruvate isomerase family mycothiol-dependent enzyme, with product MSELTQQELTAKIVASLTTLRALVATIDTTAAAEPSALPGWSRAHLLAHIDGFARAATRQLESIGATEPFPMYDGGAEGRNNAIEMLALMRADALVERVDQALAALGSAVNAIKAEQWELATGFRGTGSVAELFAAIWRESVIHSSDLLRSHSPANWEPEFNAHLFTELASRVPKSKRYILQPHGAQRIALGSGDEVVVLSGTDFDLAAWLAGRQPLGPVQATAGADGADLPELGPWPSGLKARN from the coding sequence ATGAGTGAGCTGACACAACAAGAACTGACCGCCAAGATCGTTGCCTCCTTGACCACGCTGCGCGCGCTGGTGGCCACGATTGATACCACGGCAGCGGCCGAACCCAGCGCCCTGCCCGGCTGGAGTCGTGCTCACCTCTTAGCCCACATCGATGGATTTGCCCGGGCGGCTACCCGGCAACTTGAATCAATCGGGGCAACCGAACCTTTCCCCATGTATGACGGGGGAGCAGAGGGTAGAAACAATGCCATTGAGATGTTGGCATTGATGCGTGCAGACGCCCTGGTCGAGCGAGTTGATCAAGCCCTCGCTGCTCTGGGATCTGCCGTGAACGCCATCAAGGCGGAACAATGGGAACTAGCCACCGGATTCCGTGGCACAGGCTCCGTGGCAGAACTTTTTGCCGCCATCTGGCGCGAAAGTGTCATCCACTCCTCGGACCTGTTGCGCTCGCACTCGCCAGCTAACTGGGAGCCAGAATTTAATGCCCACCTATTCACCGAGCTGGCATCTCGTGTCCCGAAGTCCAAACGCTATATTTTGCAGCCACATGGTGCCCAGCGCATCGCGCTTGGCTCGGGCGACGAAGTCGTTGTCCTCAGCGGCACCGACTTCGATCTGGCCGCGTGGCTGGCCGGTCGTCAGCCGCTGGGTCCGGTGCAGGCCACCGCCGGCGCGGACGGTGCCGACCTTCCGGAGCTGGGCCCCTGGCCCTCCGGGCTGAAGGCCCGCAACTAG
- a CDS encoding DNA-3-methyladenine glycosylase, with the protein MEDPLLRLGSLQLAPHLLGAHVSTFIGGQLVVVRLTEVEAYGGALDPGSHAYRGKTVRNAGLFCPPGTAYIYFTYGMHFCANVVCGTEGTASAVLLRAGEVVSGLETATARRGHPGGPAARLLSGPARLAQGLGLTLEHNLARFRRGTATPPGPDLGLDRLATTPSAHLTGPRTGVAGSGGGDEYPYRFWLPGEPSVSPYRKAAPRRARGPRD; encoded by the coding sequence ATGGAAGATCCGTTGCTGCGGCTGGGTTCGCTGCAGCTGGCGCCGCACCTGCTCGGCGCCCATGTCTCGACCTTCATCGGCGGGCAGCTGGTGGTGGTCCGGCTGACCGAGGTGGAAGCCTACGGCGGTGCCCTGGACCCCGGATCCCACGCTTATCGGGGAAAGACCGTACGCAACGCCGGCCTGTTCTGCCCGCCGGGCACCGCCTACATCTACTTCACCTACGGGATGCATTTTTGCGCCAATGTGGTGTGCGGGACCGAAGGCACGGCCTCGGCGGTGCTGCTGCGCGCAGGCGAAGTCGTCTCCGGCCTCGAAACGGCGACGGCCAGGCGCGGCCACCCCGGGGGACCGGCAGCCAGGCTGCTCAGCGGCCCCGCGCGGTTGGCCCAGGGCCTCGGGCTGACGCTGGAACACAACCTCGCGCGTTTCCGCCGAGGCACCGCGACACCTCCGGGCCCGGACCTCGGCCTGGACAGGCTGGCCACAACCCCGTCGGCGCACCTTACCGGCCCGCGCACCGGCGTGGCCGGCAGCGGCGGCGGGGACGAGTACCCGTACAGGTTCTGGCTTCCGGGCGAGCCCAGCGTCTCGCCCTACCGGAAGGCGGCGCCGCGCAGGGCCCGCGGCCCAAGGGACTAG
- a CDS encoding adenine phosphoribosyltransferase, giving the protein MNPEPETINDLLDRLSEIVPDYPSAGISFKDLTPVFADPQGLRRIVDEIIAPFAGQFDVIAGLEARGFVLAAAAAYATGTGMITIRKAGKLPRAVHRDDYTLEYGTGTLELHRDDIAPGTRVLILDDVLATGGTVGSAARLLGMAGAHVAGIGVVLELQELGGREKLEGLEVHSLQLV; this is encoded by the coding sequence GTGAATCCAGAGCCCGAAACCATTAATGACCTTCTTGACCGGTTGAGCGAAATCGTTCCCGATTACCCCTCCGCCGGCATTTCCTTCAAGGACCTCACCCCGGTCTTTGCCGATCCGCAGGGTCTGCGCCGCATTGTTGATGAGATCATCGCACCCTTCGCCGGACAGTTTGATGTCATCGCCGGTCTTGAGGCGCGCGGCTTCGTGCTGGCTGCCGCGGCTGCCTACGCCACTGGCACGGGCATGATCACCATCCGCAAGGCCGGCAAATTGCCACGTGCCGTACACCGCGATGATTACACCCTTGAATACGGGACCGGGACGCTAGAACTGCACCGCGACGATATTGCTCCGGGAACCCGTGTGCTGATCCTTGACGACGTGCTGGCCACCGGCGGTACCGTCGGCTCCGCCGCCCGCTTGCTCGGTATGGCCGGTGCACACGTCGCCGGGATCGGCGTGGTCCTTGAACTTCAAGAACTCGGTGGCCGTGAAAAACTCGAGGGACTCGAAGTCCATTCCCTCCAATTGGTCTAG